TTCGACGAAGTACCGGCCGCCGGAGCCGTGGCGGTCGCTCACGCGGCCCTTGCAGACCACGGTGTCGCCCGGCCACACCATCTTGATGAAGCGGACGTTGTAGCGCCGCAGCTGGCCGCCGCGGGCCCAGTCGCTGATGAGCTGGCCCAACATGCCCATGACGAGCATGCCGGGGGCGTAGACGGACGGCATGCCCACGCTCTTGGCGTAGAGCTCGTCCACGTGCACGGGGTTGTAGTCGCCGGAGGCGCCCGCGTAGCGCGACAGCTGGACGCGGTCCACCGGGGCCTTGGCCAGCGCCGGCAGCTCGTCACCGACGCGGATGGATTCGAAGTAGAGCTTGCGCGCGGGCATCAGGCGTTCTCCTTGGCGGCACGCACCACGAGGGTCCGGCGGGCGCGGAAGACGAGGTTGCCCTCTTCGTCCCGGCCTTCGTCCTCGATGACCGCGATGTCCATCTTGCCGGACATGCCCGGCCGCTCGAAGACGTCCGACACGCGGGTGGACACGTAGATGCGGTCCCCCGCGAAGATGGGCCGCTCGTAGTCGAAGCCCTGCTCGGCGTGCAGCAGGCTCTTGATGCCCACCCCCAACAGCTCCCGGAGGTCCGCGGCGGAATGGAACGACGCGGGGAACGTGGGCGGCGCGACGATGGTGGGGTAGCCCGAGGCGCGGGCGTACTCCTCATCGTAGTAGATGGGATTGTAGTCGCCGATTGCCTCGGCGAAGCGCCGGATGGCGCCCTTCTCCACCTCGTTGAGCGTCGGCGGCGAGGCGCGGCCAATCGCGTTCTTGTCCAGCATTTCCCTCTCCTGATGAGTCTTCAGCGTCCTGACGGAAGCTCGAGCACCGTCAGGAGCCCGGCCTCCGCGGCCGTCAAACGTGGCGCGGCATTCACCAGCGCGTTCGCGGTGGCCCGGTCGCCCGCCACTCCCCCCGGTATCTCCAGCACCAGCTTGGGATCCGCGTCGATCTCAATGCGATCCCGTGGGTTGTCCGCCCCTACCGCGATGGTCAGCTCCAGGCGGACCCGCTCCTGCCCCTCCTCCAAACCCACCACGGACTGGAACATGCCCGCGACGCGGCCTTTCTTCACGACAAATGCGCCGCCGGTGATGTCCTCCTCGGCGAACACGGGAGTCACTTCCTCCTCGAAGTCGTCACAATCCAGGCCCAGCCCCACCGCCGCCAGCGCCGCGGACTCCACCAGCCCCACGTGGCCCAGCTCCTCGCGGTCCACCAGGTCGAAGAACTCCTCCTCCGTCAGGCCCGCGCCCACCTTGCGCTGCAGGGCCTCACGGCGCGTGCGGGCGTCCACCACGCGGCTGGCCAGCACCTTGCGCACGGGGCCGCACACCTGACCGGCGGTGGCCACCAGGCGGTCCAGCACGAAGCCCGGGTTCACGCCCGTGCCCACGATGGCGACGCCCGCCTTCTCCGCGGCGCGCTCCAGCTTCTCCGCCAGCTCCGGGTACTTGAGGTGGGGGAACGCCAGCTCCTCGCAGGTGCTGGCCACCGGAAGGCCCAGCTTCAGCGCGTCCAGCAGCTGATCCATCACCTGGGCGAGCCGCGAGCTGGTGGCGTGCAGCACCACCACGCCCTTGCGGCGCCCCACGGCCTTCTCCAGCGAGTCCGCGACCTTGAAGCGCGGGCCGGCCTGCCCCAGCACGTCGCCCAGGGGACGACCCACCAGGGAGGGCTGCGAGTCCACCGCGCCCATCAGCTCTACTTCGGGGGACGACAGGGCTGCCCTGGCAATCTCCTGCCCGATGAACCCCAGCCCCATCACCACCACCGGCACCGGCCCATCAGGGGCTCTAGCCATC
This DNA window, taken from Corallococcus coralloides DSM 2259, encodes the following:
- a CDS encoding MaoC family dehydratase is translated as MPARKLYFESIRVGDELPALAKAPVDRVQLSRYAGASGDYNPVHVDELYAKSVGMPSVYAPGMLVMGMLGQLISDWARGGQLRRYNVRFIKMVWPGDTVVCKGRVSDRHGSGGRYFVEIDLWAENQKGELVMKGGSQIQLFYSLEDENRQRSGQSPIVVEVPRESLVVPAPAAPEAATSAPPPAAPERDRDEDDEDDDEETDEPRSGASSKKTAPREKPAAKTASLPAAKKAKK
- a CDS encoding MaoC family dehydratase N-terminal domain-containing protein — its product is MLDKNAIGRASPPTLNEVEKGAIRRFAEAIGDYNPIYYDEEYARASGYPTIVAPPTFPASFHSAADLRELLGVGIKSLLHAEQGFDYERPIFAGDRIYVSTRVSDVFERPGMSGKMDIAVIEDEGRDEEGNLVFRARRTLVVRAAKENA
- a CDS encoding dihydrodipicolinate reductase is translated as MARAPDGPVPVVVMGLGFIGQEIARAALSSPEVELMGAVDSQPSLVGRPLGDVLGQAGPRFKVADSLEKAVGRRKGVVVLHATSSRLAQVMDQLLDALKLGLPVASTCEELAFPHLKYPELAEKLERAAEKAGVAIVGTGVNPGFVLDRLVATAGQVCGPVRKVLASRVVDARTRREALQRKVGAGLTEEEFFDLVDREELGHVGLVESAALAAVGLGLDCDDFEEEVTPVFAEEDITGGAFVVKKGRVAGMFQSVVGLEEGQERVRLELTIAVGADNPRDRIEIDADPKLVLEIPGGVAGDRATANALVNAAPRLTAAEAGLLTVLELPSGR